From one Gimesia sp. genomic stretch:
- a CDS encoding RDD family protein, which produces MAGVSRDRSLGDGVYFAPEDYIGLRQRVVIFLVDATVLLGVLFALVFFSLFFSEDYVDEESGKGLSWIWFACIWFYLTVIKASRLRTVGYWVMGARIITLRGTKPSVWRMTYRALLNFYSPLNLVYDLLWVGVDRDRQSLTDRFAGTCVVRKRAEPVGRAEIHYMYYTGMSFLYFYPCVVLPRETEELVEVELASST; this is translated from the coding sequence ATGGCGGGAGTCTCACGTGATCGTTCCCTGGGGGATGGCGTTTATTTTGCGCCCGAGGATTACATCGGACTCAGGCAGCGAGTGGTCATATTTCTGGTTGATGCAACAGTATTGCTGGGAGTGCTGTTTGCTTTGGTTTTTTTCTCTCTGTTTTTCTCTGAGGACTATGTAGACGAGGAATCAGGTAAGGGACTGTCCTGGATCTGGTTCGCTTGCATCTGGTTCTATCTGACCGTCATCAAAGCTTCGCGATTGCGGACGGTGGGCTACTGGGTGATGGGAGCCCGGATAATTACACTGCGGGGCACAAAGCCTTCTGTGTGGCGGATGACGTATCGCGCGCTGCTGAATTTTTACTCTCCTCTCAATCTCGTGTATGATCTGTTGTGGGTGGGAGTGGACCGGGATCGCCAGTCACTGACCGACCGGTTCGCTGGTACCTGTGTCGTACGCAAGCGGGCGGAGCCTGTGGGCCGAGCTGAAATCCATTATATGTATTACACCGGGATGTCGTTTCTCTATTTCTATCCCTGTGTCGTACTACCCCGGGAAACTGAGGAACTGGTTGAGGTGGAGCTCGCGAGTTCAACGTAA
- a CDS encoding class I SAM-dependent methyltransferase, translated as MSNPMYSEHAAAYAQAIRDNSYNASYDRPSLLALLPELNGMKVLDLGCGPGVYAEILLSRGAEVTAVDQSAEMVALVEQSLGDAVRCYTQDLAQGLPREADAAYNVVICPLMLHYLEDFSPLLAEIRRVLKPGGLFVFSTHHPFVDYGFSPSGNYFLTEKIIDEWNTVGPPVRVEYYRRPLSEIIQPLIAAGFQITALSEGQPDERMRQSDPDSYQRLSTSPGFLFVKCQVG; from the coding sequence ATGTCCAATCCGATGTATTCTGAACATGCCGCCGCCTATGCTCAGGCGATTCGCGATAACAGCTATAACGCGAGTTACGACCGCCCTTCTCTGCTGGCACTGCTGCCGGAGCTCAATGGAATGAAAGTACTCGATCTGGGCTGCGGTCCGGGCGTGTATGCAGAAATTCTGCTCAGCCGCGGCGCGGAAGTGACTGCCGTCGATCAATCGGCGGAGATGGTGGCCCTGGTCGAACAGAGCCTGGGCGACGCGGTCCGGTGTTACACCCAGGATCTGGCGCAGGGACTCCCGCGGGAAGCGGACGCGGCTTATAACGTGGTGATCTGCCCGCTGATGCTGCATTACCTGGAAGATTTCTCTCCCCTGCTCGCAGAGATCCGTCGTGTGCTCAAACCGGGCGGGCTGTTTGTCTTTTCCACTCATCATCCGTTCGTCGATTATGGGTTTTCCCCGAGTGGGAATTATTTTCTGACGGAGAAAATCATCGACGAGTGGAATACGGTGGGACCACCGGTGCGCGTGGAGTATTACCGGCGACCGTTGTCAGAGATCATCCAGCCGTTGATTGCTGCCGGGTTTCAGATCACCGCTCTGAGCGAAGGACAACCGGACGAGCGGATGCGTCAGAGCGATCCGGACAGTTACCAGAGGTTGTCGACGTCCCCCGGATTTCTGTTTGTGAAATGTCAGGTTGGCTGA
- a CDS encoding serine hydrolase domain-containing protein: MRLGHGRTGLLLVAATLLIMQTPVKGQNINHKLEPYLKSGNLPALSAAVVVRGTVTEFGVVGTRKMGVDIPVTIHDKFHLGSDGKAMTATIAAMMIEEGKLKWDSTLEEVFPELKDSMAPGVGKVTLEELLSHTSGMRADDENLMQLLKDSFDVDGDLNDMRYWLLKESVKLPLETKPSTAWKYNNRGYTIAGAMIERVSGKAWDELIVERIFEPFQLTTAGLGTQSTLGKIDAPLGHVIQKDGKVKAYMAGPNADNSLILAPAGCLHLSILDLANWAGWNAGNGMRPPCNIVKPEMVEKIHTPVFTIKGDKPARPGTPPNGKYAHGWGWLTVDWAPYPLLYHAGSNGKNLAQIWIDKEKDIAIVMMTNIGGIQADEALRELAKELYLNAVASY; the protein is encoded by the coding sequence ATGAGATTAGGACATGGCCGGACGGGATTACTACTGGTGGCAGCGACTCTGCTGATTATGCAGACGCCCGTCAAGGGACAGAATATCAATCACAAGCTGGAGCCGTATCTGAAGTCCGGTAATCTGCCGGCATTGTCTGCAGCGGTTGTCGTGCGAGGCACGGTGACGGAATTCGGCGTGGTAGGCACCCGAAAGATGGGAGTGGACATTCCGGTCACGATTCACGATAAGTTTCACCTGGGGTCTGACGGCAAAGCGATGACCGCCACGATTGCTGCGATGATGATCGAAGAAGGGAAGCTCAAGTGGGATTCGACGCTGGAAGAAGTCTTTCCCGAACTGAAAGACTCAATGGCTCCCGGCGTGGGCAAAGTGACACTGGAAGAGCTGCTGTCCCATACCAGTGGGATGCGTGCCGACGATGAAAATCTGATGCAGCTGCTGAAAGATTCATTCGATGTGGATGGCGATCTGAATGATATGCGGTACTGGCTGCTGAAAGAATCGGTCAAACTGCCCCTCGAAACAAAGCCTTCCACTGCATGGAAATACAACAATCGCGGGTATACGATTGCCGGCGCGATGATAGAACGTGTGAGCGGCAAAGCCTGGGACGAGCTGATCGTCGAGCGCATTTTTGAGCCATTTCAGCTGACGACCGCCGGTCTGGGAACACAGTCGACCCTGGGCAAAATCGATGCACCGCTGGGACATGTCATTCAGAAAGACGGTAAAGTCAAAGCGTACATGGCGGGACCGAATGCGGATAACTCGCTGATCCTCGCGCCAGCGGGCTGTCTGCACCTGTCGATTCTGGATCTGGCGAACTGGGCTGGCTGGAATGCCGGGAACGGGATGCGGCCCCCCTGTAATATTGTGAAGCCGGAAATGGTCGAGAAAATTCACACCCCTGTATTTACGATCAAAGGGGATAAACCGGCGCGTCCCGGAACGCCACCCAATGGAAAATACGCGCACGGCTGGGGCTGGCTGACGGTGGACTGGGCTCCCTATCCCCTGCTCTATCATGCCGGTTCGAATGGCAAGAACCTGGCCCAGATCTGGATCGACAAAGAGAAAGACATCGCGATTGTGATGATGACCAACATCGGCGGCATCCAGGCGGACGAGGCGCTGCGGGAACTGGCCAAAGAGCTGTATCTGAACGCTGTCGCCAGTTATTAA
- a CDS encoding cysteine hydrolase family protein: protein MSRALLVIDVQNEYFTGALPITHPAGHLERILEAMDAAAEQKVPVVVVQHHMTDPNQPFFQKGTPGWELHPEVARRPHDLLLEKTMPGSFTGTQLEAWLRERDIDTVTIAGYMTHMCCDTTAREAVHRGFTVEFLNDATGTLPLSNSAGEVTAEELQRSILCAQQMLLSEVLDVAAWKGRL, encoded by the coding sequence ATGAGTCGGGCATTGCTGGTGATTGATGTGCAGAATGAGTATTTCACGGGGGCGCTGCCGATCACGCATCCGGCGGGGCACCTGGAACGGATTCTGGAGGCGATGGATGCCGCTGCGGAACAGAAAGTACCTGTGGTTGTGGTGCAGCACCATATGACCGATCCGAATCAGCCGTTCTTTCAGAAAGGGACTCCCGGCTGGGAACTGCATCCCGAAGTCGCCCGTCGTCCACACGATCTGCTGCTGGAGAAAACGATGCCGGGGAGCTTTACGGGGACGCAGCTGGAAGCGTGGCTGCGGGAACGCGATATCGATACCGTGACCATCGCCGGTTATATGACGCATATGTGCTGCGACACGACGGCCCGCGAAGCCGTGCATCGCGGGTTCACCGTCGAATTTCTGAATGACGCCACGGGAACACTGCCACTGTCAAACAGTGCCGGTGAAGTGACCGCGGAAGAGTTGCAGCGGTCGATCCTGTGTGCACAACAGATGCTGCTGAGCGAAGTTCTGGATGTGGCAGCCTGGAAGGGACGCTTGTGA
- a CDS encoding tetratricopeptide repeat protein, protein MSAEDENQEQGESDLREFRIGVRVDPEEGLQSIGMEVVNGLVNLGGRIVSLQGGGATFRKLDPNDEAQHKNLALTGCDIQVIMDVSGVGETPASQEHDRLYRAGLDLINPYMQIVGRETQPADTETAQEELKRGIELLKWVLDINPGNGSAWWIIGKAEQALDNTEVACDAFGHAYRLKSENADTAREYMYECLKLGRAAQAISAARHAIELKPDDMGLVANLALALLIGGELEEAAEVIEIAVNGAPDDPINVNLQQRIAEVCAGVVPQPRKLADMDAT, encoded by the coding sequence ATGTCTGCTGAGGATGAGAATCAGGAACAGGGTGAGTCAGATCTGCGCGAGTTTCGTATCGGGGTGCGGGTTGATCCCGAAGAGGGACTGCAGTCGATTGGCATGGAAGTGGTGAATGGTCTGGTCAATCTGGGGGGACGCATTGTTTCTCTGCAGGGAGGTGGTGCCACCTTTCGTAAGCTTGATCCCAACGATGAGGCACAGCACAAGAATCTGGCCCTGACCGGCTGTGATATTCAGGTGATTATGGATGTTTCGGGAGTTGGAGAGACACCCGCTTCGCAGGAACACGATCGCCTGTATCGGGCGGGCCTGGATCTGATCAATCCTTACATGCAGATTGTGGGCCGCGAGACGCAACCTGCGGATACGGAGACAGCACAGGAAGAATTGAAACGGGGTATCGAACTGCTCAAGTGGGTGCTGGATATCAATCCCGGTAATGGATCGGCGTGGTGGATCATTGGCAAGGCGGAACAGGCACTGGACAATACGGAGGTGGCCTGCGATGCGTTCGGGCACGCGTATCGACTGAAGAGCGAGAACGCTGACACGGCGCGGGAATATATGTACGAGTGCCTGAAACTGGGACGGGCGGCGCAGGCGATCTCGGCGGCGCGGCATGCGATAGAACTCAAGCCGGACGATATGGGCCTGGTGGCGAACCTGGCGCTGGCGCTGTTGATCGGCGGCGAACTTGAAGAAGCAGCCGAGGTGATCGAGATTGCAGTGAACGGCGCGCCCGATGACCCGATCAATGTGAATCTACAGCAGCGGATCGCCGAGGTGTGCGCGGGCGTGGTTCCGCAGCCTCGAAAACTGGCCGACATGGATGCGACTTAA